In one Prosthecobacter fusiformis genomic region, the following are encoded:
- a CDS encoding efflux RND transporter periplasmic adaptor subunit — MSFFPTSLRFTLLLALLATTVRAGVVPGLILPLNEVKIGTPVEGLVREMLVDEGDTVEAGQPLVHLADDLEKLDVERAEKMLEKAKFDHDAAQKLLKENIGTREEALRKSIEHDLARIQRDAAIVRVKQKTLTAPMQGVVVSRGKEPGEAVQLHEVLLQIVHIRQVEAQFYLEPAQALTLKMGDQKKLRVPSLPEPREITGEVVFLDPRLDAESGLSRVKFRVDNASLRLKAGMRVEADFAQP; from the coding sequence ATGTCTTTCTTTCCTACCAGTCTCCGTTTCACCCTCCTCCTGGCGCTGCTGGCTACGACTGTCCGGGCCGGTGTGGTGCCAGGACTGATCCTGCCTTTGAATGAAGTGAAAATAGGCACGCCGGTGGAGGGGCTGGTCCGTGAGATGCTGGTGGATGAAGGCGATACGGTGGAGGCCGGCCAGCCTTTGGTGCATCTGGCGGATGATCTGGAAAAGCTGGATGTAGAGCGTGCGGAAAAGATGCTGGAGAAGGCCAAGTTCGACCACGATGCCGCGCAGAAGCTGCTCAAAGAAAATATCGGCACCCGCGAGGAAGCGCTGCGCAAGAGCATCGAGCATGATCTGGCGCGCATCCAGCGGGATGCAGCCATCGTGCGGGTGAAGCAGAAAACGCTGACAGCCCCCATGCAGGGCGTGGTGGTGAGCCGTGGCAAAGAGCCGGGCGAGGCCGTGCAGCTTCATGAGGTGCTGTTGCAAATCGTCCACATCCGCCAGGTGGAGGCGCAGTTTTATCTGGAGCCCGCCCAGGCCCTGACTTTGAAGATGGGGGATCAAAAGAAACTGCGCGTGCCCTCCTTGCCGGAGCCCCGGGAGATCACCGGCGAGGTCGTCTTTCTGGACCCGCGGCTGGATGCGGAAAGCGGCCTGTCCCGTGTCAAATTCCGCGTGGACAATGCCAGCCTGCGGCTGAAGGCCGGCATGCGGGTGGAGGCGGATTTCGCCCAACCTTAA
- a CDS encoding efflux RND transporter periplasmic adaptor subunit produces MTAALSITEVTEEAASSTDDIVPSALRSDLAISHQLFEGRAFAIIKDPLSLKYFRLPAEDYALAGLFDGRRSVREIREAFSRSHPHTGLAQNEAALTQRIVAFATELLTAGFLEATAAGARRQLELQRLRYKPATPWGLFMKALFLKLPLWDPDALLIRMERHMRWIWSWGGFALSMIILLAGIAVFALNFPRISPSLNDFLTLPNLALVWVLTILVKIIHEFGHGLTCKHYGGEVHEMGAMLLVFSPFLYVDVTDSYLFPKRRHRILVAAAGIYIELIIAAIATLLWSVSQPGPTQQLLFNLMLITSVWTILFNANPLMKFDGYYMLTDILGVPNLRAKAQMCVSDLCRRLFFGGVTPPAVERLLPRKNRGWFVLYSIAAQLYLLEITLGIAMIFHYLLEPYGLSWLGDAIGAGAVVSMLIVPVSRFFSQQFSQSAATPGAWRRPLRAFGLLTVVVAGLMFCPWQIKVERPAVLRPLQADWVRAEVPGRLAEINVVAGQTVQAGDAVAVLSNLGLTSDVEKNRFLVERARRQVDLMLGSDAPAYYQQAKAMLAEQEVALAEAERLAARLTLRATESGVVLTPDLERLMAGSLRPGDALCEIAPLQPLQLYIPLNERQARHIRAGQKVELRVSARSSRTYEGQVMEDLKTAPATELPSNLIATLGGDIAAEPDADGKLKPLEVTYGILVSLPNEDISLRPGMTGTARIHGDTLPLWKVLWLNALDFVSLDYRL; encoded by the coding sequence ATGACAGCGGCACTGTCCATCACTGAGGTCACGGAGGAGGCCGCTTCGTCCACGGATGACATCGTCCCTTCCGCCCTGCGGTCGGACCTGGCCATCAGCCACCAGCTCTTTGAGGGCCGTGCCTTTGCCATCATCAAAGACCCGCTGTCGTTGAAATACTTTCGGTTACCGGCGGAGGATTATGCGCTGGCGGGACTGTTTGACGGCAGGCGCTCTGTCCGGGAAATCCGCGAGGCCTTTTCCCGCAGCCATCCCCACACCGGTCTTGCGCAAAATGAGGCCGCGCTGACGCAGCGCATCGTCGCCTTTGCCACGGAACTGCTCACTGCTGGATTCCTGGAGGCTACTGCGGCAGGTGCCCGCCGCCAGCTTGAGCTGCAACGCCTGCGGTACAAGCCGGCCACACCGTGGGGCCTGTTCATGAAGGCGCTATTTTTGAAGCTCCCCTTGTGGGATCCGGATGCGCTTCTCATCCGCATGGAGCGGCACATGCGCTGGATCTGGAGCTGGGGCGGCTTTGCTCTCAGCATGATCATCCTGCTGGCGGGCATTGCCGTCTTTGCGCTGAATTTCCCCCGCATCTCTCCGTCACTGAATGACTTTCTGACGCTGCCGAATCTTGCGCTCGTCTGGGTGCTGACCATCCTGGTGAAGATCATTCACGAATTCGGCCACGGCCTGACCTGCAAGCACTACGGCGGGGAGGTTCATGAAATGGGAGCCATGCTCCTGGTCTTCAGCCCCTTCTTGTATGTGGACGTGACAGACAGCTACCTTTTCCCGAAGCGGCGGCATCGCATTCTCGTCGCTGCAGCGGGCATTTACATTGAGCTCATCATCGCGGCCATTGCCACCCTGCTGTGGTCGGTTTCCCAGCCCGGCCCCACGCAGCAACTTCTTTTTAATCTGATGCTCATCACCAGCGTCTGGACCATCCTGTTCAATGCCAATCCGCTGATGAAATTCGATGGCTACTACATGCTCACCGACATCCTGGGTGTGCCGAATCTGCGGGCGAAGGCGCAGATGTGCGTGAGTGATCTTTGCCGCCGTCTGTTCTTCGGTGGTGTCACGCCTCCGGCAGTGGAAAGACTGCTTCCCAGGAAAAATCGCGGCTGGTTCGTCTTGTATAGCATCGCAGCCCAGCTCTACCTGCTGGAGATCACCCTCGGCATCGCGATGATCTTCCATTACCTGCTGGAGCCTTATGGCTTGAGCTGGCTGGGAGATGCCATCGGGGCTGGGGCAGTGGTGTCCATGTTGATCGTTCCGGTGAGCCGTTTTTTCAGCCAGCAATTCTCTCAGTCCGCCGCCACCCCAGGTGCCTGGCGGCGGCCGCTGCGTGCCTTTGGCCTGCTGACGGTGGTGGTGGCCGGGCTGATGTTCTGCCCCTGGCAGATCAAGGTGGAGCGCCCCGCCGTGCTGCGTCCCCTTCAGGCGGACTGGGTGCGTGCGGAGGTGCCAGGAAGGCTGGCGGAGATCAACGTGGTGGCCGGTCAGACGGTCCAGGCCGGGGATGCGGTGGCGGTGCTGTCCAACCTTGGCCTAACCAGTGACGTGGAAAAAAACAGGTTTCTGGTAGAGCGTGCCCGCCGTCAGGTGGACCTGATGCTGGGGTCCGATGCGCCTGCCTACTACCAGCAGGCCAAAGCGATGCTGGCAGAGCAGGAAGTCGCCCTGGCTGAGGCGGAGCGGCTGGCCGCTCGGCTGACCCTGCGAGCAACGGAATCCGGCGTCGTTTTGACTCCAGATCTGGAGCGTCTTATGGCAGGCAGCCTGCGGCCTGGAGATGCCCTGTGTGAGATCGCTCCGCTGCAGCCGCTGCAACTTTACATCCCGCTGAATGAGCGCCAGGCCCGCCATATCCGCGCTGGTCAAAAGGTTGAACTTCGCGTCTCTGCCCGGTCCTCCCGCACCTATGAGGGGCAGGTCATGGAGGATCTAAAAACCGCACCCGCCACTGAGCTGCCATCCAACCTCATCGCCACTCTGGGCGGGGATATCGCGGCCGAGCCAGATGCGGATGGAAAGCTCAAGCCCCTGGAGGTGACCTATGGCATCCTGGTCTCCCTGCCCAATGAGGACATCAGTCTGCGCCCTGGCATGACCGGCACTGCTCGCATCCATGGCGATACCCTACCCCTGTGGAAGGTCCTATGGTTAAACGCCCTGGATTTTGTGAGCCTGGATTACCGTTTGTGA
- a CDS encoding NAD(P)H-dependent oxidoreductase: MSSPSEILSALNWRYACKVFDPAQKIPAETWAALEASLVLTPSSFGLQPWKFLVIQDAALRESLVPHAWHQRQVSDASHLVVMAVPKVMDEAHIDANLMRMAEVRGGTPDALIGFRNMVVGFRNGMESKGELEQWAKLQAYIALGQFMMNAALLGVDTCPMEGFVPAKFDEILGLDVQGWTAAVLCPAGYRHADDRYASLPKVRFEASDVIEHR, encoded by the coding sequence ATGAGCAGTCCTTCTGAGATTCTTTCCGCCCTGAACTGGCGTTATGCCTGCAAGGTCTTCGACCCTGCCCAAAAGATCCCTGCGGAAACGTGGGCGGCGCTGGAGGCATCTCTGGTGCTGACTCCTTCCAGTTTTGGCCTGCAACCGTGGAAGTTTCTGGTCATTCAGGATGCTGCCCTACGCGAGTCCCTCGTGCCTCATGCCTGGCATCAGCGGCAGGTCAGCGATGCCTCCCATCTTGTGGTCATGGCTGTGCCGAAGGTCATGGATGAGGCGCACATTGATGCCAATCTCATGCGCATGGCGGAGGTGCGTGGCGGCACCCCAGATGCGCTCATAGGATTTAGGAATATGGTGGTGGGTTTTCGCAATGGGATGGAATCCAAAGGCGAGCTGGAGCAGTGGGCAAAACTGCAGGCCTACATCGCTCTGGGGCAATTCATGATGAATGCCGCTCTCCTGGGGGTGGATACCTGTCCGATGGAAGGTTTTGTGCCAGCCAAGTTTGATGAGATCCTCGGCCTGGACGTTCAGGGTTGGACCGCCGCAGTGCTCTGCCCAGCAGGCTACCGGCATGCGGATGACCGTTACGCCTCTTTGCCAAAGGTGCGCTTTGAAGCCAGTGATGTGATCGAGCATCGGTGA